A window of Streptomyces subrutilus contains these coding sequences:
- a CDS encoding thioesterase II family protein yields the protein MTRTTDGSPWFRNYRPAPQAPVRLFALPHAGGSASYFHPLAAMLSPAVDVYGVQYPGRQDRRCEPGETSLERLADRITAQLLASDDGRPYALFGHSMGAMLSFEVARRTEAAGRGPAHLFVSGRPAPCQDDYTSWFPRTDEEVVRELRALNATDGGLLDDPEVRSMLLPALRADYRAVREYRFRPAAPLRTAITALTGDADHMAEVGKVDQWRAHTRAAFELWVLPGGHFFLGDRLEEVAAAVTDALARPVAVAA from the coding sequence ATGACGCGCACGACCGACGGAAGTCCCTGGTTCAGGAACTACCGGCCCGCCCCGCAGGCGCCCGTCCGGCTGTTCGCGCTGCCGCACGCCGGCGGGTCCGCGAGCTACTTCCACCCCCTGGCCGCCATGCTCTCGCCCGCCGTGGACGTGTACGGGGTGCAGTACCCGGGCCGCCAGGACCGCCGCTGCGAACCGGGCGAGACCTCGCTGGAGCGGCTCGCCGACCGGATCACCGCGCAGCTGCTGGCGTCCGACGACGGCCGCCCGTACGCGCTGTTCGGGCACAGCATGGGGGCGATGCTGTCCTTCGAGGTGGCCCGCCGGACGGAGGCCGCCGGGCGGGGCCCGGCCCACCTGTTCGTCTCCGGCCGCCCCGCCCCCTGCCAGGACGACTACACGTCCTGGTTCCCCCGCACCGACGAGGAAGTCGTCCGGGAACTGCGCGCCCTGAACGCGACGGACGGCGGCCTGCTCGACGACCCGGAGGTGCGGAGCATGCTGCTGCCCGCGCTGCGCGCCGACTACCGGGCGGTGCGCGAGTACCGCTTCCGGCCCGCCGCGCCGCTGCGCACCGCGATCACCGCCCTCACCGGCGACGCCGACCACATGGCCGAGGTCGGCAAGGTGGACCAGTGGCGGGCCCACACCCGCGCCGCGTTCGAGCTGTGGGTGCTGCCCGGCGGCCACTTCTTCCTCGGCGACCGCCTCGAGGAGGTCGCGGCCGCCGTCACCGACGCGCTGGCGCGGCCGGTGGCGGTTGCCGCGTGA
- the ccrA gene encoding crotonyl-CoA carboxylase/reductase → MDEIISALLSEDAAPGDFQHLRLPESYRGNVVRKEDTGMFEGMATADKDPRKSLHLQDVPTPEPGPGEALIAVMASAVNYNTVWSSIFEPLPTFGFLERYGRLSELTRRHDLPYHVLGSDLCGVVLRTGPGVNRWQPGDRVVAHCLSVELESAEGHNDTMLDPEQRIWGFETNFGGLAELALVKSNQLMPKPEHLTWEEAASPGLVNSTAYRQLVSRNGAGMKQGDNVLVWGASGGLGSYATQLALAGGANPVCVVSSPQKAEICRRMGATAIIDRSAEGYKFWKDEDTQDPKEWKRFGKRIRELTGGEDVDIVFEHPGRETFGASVYVTRKGGTIVTCASTSGYRHEYDNRYLWMSLKRIVGSHFANYREAWEANRLIAKGKIHPTLSKVHPLEDTGQAAYEVHQNLHHGKVGVLALAPREGLGVRNHQLRATHLEAINRFRGDDDSEEAGR, encoded by the coding sequence GTGGACGAGATCATCAGTGCTCTGCTCTCCGAGGACGCGGCCCCGGGTGACTTCCAGCACCTCCGGCTGCCGGAGAGCTACCGCGGCAATGTGGTCCGCAAGGAAGACACCGGCATGTTCGAAGGCATGGCGACGGCGGACAAGGACCCCCGCAAGTCCCTGCACCTGCAGGACGTGCCGACGCCCGAACCGGGCCCCGGCGAGGCGCTGATCGCCGTCATGGCGAGCGCCGTCAACTACAACACCGTCTGGTCCTCGATCTTCGAGCCGCTGCCCACCTTCGGGTTCCTGGAGCGCTACGGCCGGCTCAGCGAACTGACCAGGCGCCACGACCTCCCGTACCACGTGCTGGGCTCCGACCTGTGCGGCGTGGTGCTGCGCACCGGCCCCGGCGTGAACCGCTGGCAGCCCGGCGACCGGGTGGTCGCCCACTGCCTGTCCGTGGAGCTGGAGTCCGCCGAGGGCCACAACGACACGATGCTCGACCCCGAGCAGCGGATCTGGGGCTTCGAGACCAATTTCGGCGGCCTGGCGGAGCTCGCGCTCGTCAAGTCCAACCAGCTGATGCCCAAGCCCGAGCACCTGACGTGGGAGGAGGCCGCCTCGCCGGGCCTGGTGAACTCCACCGCCTACCGCCAACTGGTCTCCCGCAACGGCGCCGGCATGAAGCAGGGCGACAACGTCCTGGTCTGGGGCGCCAGCGGCGGCCTCGGCTCCTACGCCACGCAGCTGGCCCTGGCCGGCGGCGCCAACCCGGTGTGCGTGGTGTCCAGTCCGCAGAAGGCGGAGATCTGCCGGCGGATGGGCGCGACCGCGATCATCGACCGCAGCGCCGAGGGCTACAAGTTCTGGAAGGACGAGGACACCCAGGACCCGAAGGAGTGGAAGCGCTTCGGCAAGCGCATCCGCGAGCTGACCGGCGGCGAGGACGTGGACATCGTCTTCGAGCACCCCGGCCGCGAGACCTTCGGCGCCTCCGTCTACGTCACCCGCAAGGGCGGCACGATCGTCACCTGCGCCTCGACCTCCGGCTACCGGCACGAGTACGACAACCGCTACCTGTGGATGTCCCTCAAGCGGATCGTCGGCTCGCACTTCGCGAACTACCGCGAGGCGTGGGAGGCCAACCGCCTCATCGCCAAGGGCAAGATCCACCCCACCCTCTCCAAGGTCCACCCCCTGGAGGACACCGGCCAGGCCGCGTACGAGGTCCACCAGAACCTGCACCACGGCAAGGTCGGCGTCCTGGCACTGGCCCCGCGCGAGGGCCTGGGCGTACGGAACCACCAGCTGCGCGCCACGCACCTCGAGGCCATCAACCGGTTCCGCGGCGACGACGACTCCGAGGAGGCCGGCCGATGA
- a CDS encoding 3-hydroxyacyl-CoA dehydrogenase family protein, producing MTARRTPVTGIVGLGTLGEALLRLALEAGHEVIAVDSALDALDRTARRLKAADAARTGERAEDRPALTLTTDPAALARAELVIEAVPEDEAVKKAVLRDITARCAPGVPVLTTATTLSVPRLAIAAGSPGSVAGLRFFTPPAAGGPVLPVHSPLASPATAAALDALVAELGLRPASVTAPAAADADDLVLAYLNRAAILCDEGYASARDIDTAMRLGCGLPLGPLETLDLMGIDSVHAALLARWRRTGDCAFEPSPLLSRMVTAGRLGRKSGEGFAAYDELGAVVTPPAGGPGAGTARPVTRVGVVGSGAMARGIAEVMAVGGRHTLLVARGTEQAGRALAAIGDSLTRRVRRGRISPAEREAALARLETSHDLAALGDRDLVVEAVVEDLGAKRVLFARLGEVCAPGTVLATTTSSLSVAACAEASGRPADVIGLHFFNPAPVMRLVELAYTAQAHEDALATARALCRDLGKTAVDCPDRTGFIVNRLLFPYLGGALDLLERADTDIAATDAAVEQGYGYPMGPFALLDTIGLDVSLAIQERLYESFALPELVPSRALSELVAAGALGRKNQRGFRTGERRG from the coding sequence ATGACCGCGCGGCGCACCCCGGTCACCGGGATCGTCGGACTGGGCACGCTCGGCGAGGCCCTGCTGCGCCTGGCCCTCGAGGCCGGGCACGAGGTCATCGCGGTCGACTCCGCCCTGGACGCGCTGGACCGCACCGCCCGGCGGCTCAAGGCCGCCGACGCCGCGCGTACGGGCGAGCGCGCCGAGGACCGGCCCGCGCTCACCCTGACCACGGACCCGGCGGCCCTCGCCCGGGCCGAGCTGGTCATCGAGGCCGTGCCCGAGGACGAGGCCGTCAAGAAGGCCGTGCTGCGCGACATCACCGCCCGGTGCGCGCCCGGCGTGCCCGTCCTGACCACCGCCACGACGCTGTCCGTGCCCCGGCTGGCCATCGCGGCGGGCAGTCCCGGATCGGTCGCGGGCCTGCGGTTCTTCACACCGCCCGCCGCCGGCGGCCCCGTCCTGCCCGTCCACTCCCCGCTGGCCTCGCCGGCCACCGCGGCGGCCCTCGACGCGCTGGTGGCGGAGCTCGGCCTGCGGCCCGCCTCCGTCACCGCGCCGGCGGCCGCGGACGCCGACGACCTGGTGCTGGCCTACCTCAACCGCGCGGCGATCCTGTGCGACGAGGGCTACGCGAGTGCCCGGGACATCGACACCGCGATGCGGCTGGGCTGCGGTCTTCCGCTGGGCCCGCTGGAGACGCTCGACCTCATGGGCATCGACTCGGTCCACGCGGCCCTGCTCGCCCGCTGGCGGCGCACCGGGGACTGCGCCTTCGAACCGTCGCCGCTGCTCAGCCGGATGGTCACGGCCGGCCGCCTGGGCCGCAAGAGCGGCGAGGGCTTCGCCGCCTACGACGAACTGGGCGCCGTGGTGACGCCGCCGGCCGGCGGCCCGGGCGCGGGCACGGCCCGGCCGGTCACCCGCGTCGGCGTGGTCGGCTCGGGCGCCATGGCCCGCGGCATCGCCGAGGTGATGGCGGTCGGCGGCCGGCACACGCTGCTGGTGGCGCGCGGCACGGAGCAGGCCGGGCGGGCCCTGGCGGCCATCGGCGATTCGCTGACCCGCCGGGTGCGCAGGGGCCGGATCAGTCCCGCGGAGCGGGAGGCGGCACTGGCCCGGCTGGAGACCTCCCACGACCTGGCGGCGCTCGGCGACCGCGATCTGGTCGTGGAGGCCGTCGTGGAGGACCTCGGCGCGAAGCGGGTGCTGTTCGCCCGCCTCGGGGAGGTCTGCGCCCCGGGCACGGTCCTGGCCACCACCACCTCGAGCCTGTCCGTCGCCGCCTGCGCCGAGGCGTCGGGCCGCCCGGCGGACGTGATCGGCCTGCACTTCTTCAACCCGGCTCCGGTGATGCGGCTGGTGGAGCTGGCGTACACGGCCCAGGCGCACGAGGACGCCCTCGCGACCGCCCGGGCGCTGTGCCGGGACCTGGGCAAGACGGCCGTGGACTGCCCGGACCGGACCGGGTTCATCGTCAACCGGCTGCTGTTCCCCTACCTCGGTGGCGCGCTGGACCTGCTGGAGCGGGCCGACACGGACATCGCGGCGACGGACGCGGCCGTCGAGCAGGGGTACGGCTACCCGATGGGGCCGTTCGCCCTGCTGGACACGATCGGGCTGGACGTCTCGCTCGCCATCCAGGAACGGCTCTACGAGAGCTTCGCGCTGCCGGAGCTGGTGCCCTCGCGGGCCCTGTCCGAACTGGTCGCGGCGGGCGCGCTGGGCCGCAAGAACCAGCGGGGCTTCCGCACCGGGGAACGCCGGGGCTGA
- a CDS encoding AAA family ATPase produces the protein MTPRPHELVRRDRELGRLRELLEATRRGEGRAALVTGSPGTGKTALLRAFTAEAADAGALVLHASASPAEQGIPLGVAGQLLSAVPGFTGPDPDPEPAAALPVVRDVLRELAAAAPVVVAVDDIEYTDELSARCLLYLCGRIGAARVMLLGTGSVHQPPHPPAAALPVAELARHPRCLALALTTLDEDGVAAFLRTAHGGAADPAEARRLAPAWHRATGGNPRLLHALAEDRPQCGPLRSDLPVAAAAFKRAVTGCLRPGGTLDTARALAVLGPSATLTALARLLGVPERAVGPLMDVLTDTGLLESGRFRHEAARAAVLEELPPGESARLHSGAVALLRADGAGAETVARHLVAADGPGPAAAEPWAVDVLAEAAGQALRAARPKAAAGFLDAAYRRCPDPVRRAELLDALAGAAWESDPAAVTRHLPALEQALDAGWFAAERAAGPLGLLLWHGRPEAAARALDGLDGQDAGAGEDLAGGGRARRLLRAEAAYVYPELGAAPAGPAGGPADWSADGPVNGSPDSPVNGSPDSRVNGPAGGSAGRAASPGQAAEAGRTAAVERAAAALVSRQHPAPGVTAALCALLYVAQSDRAGHWHALLRETRTTPGALDAPARRAVAAAAAALVHGRLGRHAEAAVEARRALELLAPEAWGIAVGMPLAAAVLAATGLGAHEEAARLLRVPVPEAMFRSRVAPHYLLARGRFRLAAEQPVAALGDLHACRDLMARWGIEPCEALDWSTPAARHQDPVARLSRAERRVAVLAAQGCTNQVIAARLFVTASTVEQHLTKVYRKLRVRSRTDLAGLAGLAGPVGQGRPA, from the coding sequence ATGACACCAAGGCCGCATGAACTGGTGCGGCGGGACCGGGAGCTCGGCAGGCTCCGGGAGCTGCTCGAGGCGACCCGGCGCGGCGAGGGCCGGGCCGCCCTGGTCACCGGCAGCCCCGGCACCGGCAAGACCGCGCTCCTGCGGGCCTTCACCGCCGAGGCGGCGGACGCCGGAGCGCTGGTCCTGCACGCCTCCGCCTCCCCGGCGGAACAGGGCATCCCGCTCGGCGTCGCCGGGCAGCTGCTGAGCGCCGTACCCGGATTCACCGGGCCCGACCCCGACCCCGAACCGGCCGCCGCTCTGCCGGTGGTACGGGACGTCCTGAGGGAACTGGCCGCCGCCGCCCCCGTCGTCGTCGCCGTCGACGACATCGAGTACACCGACGAACTCTCCGCGCGCTGCCTGCTGTACCTGTGCGGCCGGATCGGAGCCGCGCGCGTCATGCTGCTCGGCACGGGCTCGGTCCACCAGCCGCCGCATCCGCCGGCCGCCGCCCTCCCCGTCGCCGAACTCGCCCGCCACCCGCGGTGCCTGGCCCTCGCCCTGACCACCCTCGACGAGGACGGCGTCGCCGCGTTCCTGCGCACCGCGCACGGGGGGGCCGCAGACCCGGCCGAGGCCCGCCGGCTCGCCCCCGCCTGGCACCGGGCCACCGGCGGGAACCCCCGGCTGCTGCACGCCCTCGCCGAGGACCGGCCGCAGTGCGGACCGCTGCGCTCCGACCTCCCGGTGGCCGCCGCCGCCTTCAAACGGGCCGTCACCGGCTGCCTGCGCCCCGGCGGCACCCTGGACACGGCCCGGGCGCTCGCCGTCCTCGGCCCCTCCGCCACCCTCACCGCGCTCGCCCGGCTGCTCGGCGTCCCCGAACGGGCCGTGGGGCCGCTGATGGACGTCCTCACCGACACCGGGCTGCTGGAGTCGGGACGGTTCCGCCACGAGGCGGCGCGGGCCGCCGTACTGGAGGAACTCCCGCCCGGCGAAAGCGCCCGGCTGCACAGCGGGGCCGTCGCGCTGCTGCGCGCCGACGGCGCCGGGGCCGAGACCGTCGCCCGGCACCTGGTCGCCGCCGACGGGCCGGGCCCGGCGGCCGCGGAGCCCTGGGCCGTCGACGTCCTGGCCGAGGCGGCCGGGCAGGCGCTGCGGGCCGCCCGGCCCAAGGCGGCCGCGGGCTTCCTCGACGCCGCGTACCGCCGCTGCCCCGACCCGGTACGCCGGGCAGAGCTGCTCGACGCGCTGGCCGGCGCCGCATGGGAGAGCGACCCCGCCGCCGTGACCCGCCACCTGCCGGCCCTCGAACAGGCCCTGGACGCGGGATGGTTCGCGGCCGAGCGGGCCGCGGGGCCGCTCGGCCTGCTGCTGTGGCACGGCCGCCCGGAAGCCGCAGCCCGCGCGCTCGACGGCCTCGACGGTCAAGACGCCGGCGCCGGCGAGGACCTCGCCGGGGGCGGGCGGGCCCGGCGGCTGCTGCGGGCCGAAGCGGCGTACGTCTACCCGGAACTGGGCGCGGCGCCGGCCGGGCCCGCGGGCGGCCCGGCGGACTGGTCGGCGGACGGGCCCGTGAACGGATCGCCGGACAGCCCCGTGAACGGATCGCCGGACAGCCGCGTGAACGGCCCCGCGGGCGGGTCGGCCGGCCGCGCCGCGTCGCCCGGACAGGCCGCCGAGGCCGGCCGCACGGCCGCCGTGGAGCGGGCCGCGGCGGCCCTCGTATCGCGCCAGCACCCGGCGCCCGGGGTGACGGCGGCCCTGTGCGCCCTGCTGTACGTCGCGCAGAGCGACCGGGCCGGGCACTGGCACGCCCTGCTGCGCGAGACGCGGACCACCCCGGGAGCCCTGGACGCCCCGGCCCGCCGGGCGGTGGCCGCGGCGGCCGCCGCCCTGGTGCACGGCCGCCTGGGCCGGCACGCGGAGGCGGCCGTCGAGGCGCGGCGGGCGTTGGAGCTGCTGGCGCCCGAAGCCTGGGGGATCGCCGTCGGGATGCCGCTGGCCGCGGCCGTGCTGGCCGCGACCGGGCTCGGCGCGCACGAGGAGGCGGCCCGGCTGCTGCGCGTGCCCGTTCCGGAGGCGATGTTCCGCAGCCGGGTCGCCCCCCACTACCTGCTCGCCCGCGGCCGGTTCCGGCTGGCCGCCGAGCAGCCGGTTGCCGCCCTCGGCGATCTGCACGCCTGCCGGGACCTGATGGCCCGCTGGGGCATCGAGCCCTGCGAGGCCCTCGACTGGAGCACCCCGGCGGCCCGGCACCAGGACCCCGTCGCACGGCTGAGCCGGGCGGAGCGGCGGGTGGCGGTGCTGGCCGCCCAGGGCTGCACCAACCAGGTCATCGCCGCCCGGCTGTTCGTGACCGCCAGCACCGTCGAGCAGCACCTGACCAAGGTCTACCGCAAGCTCCGCGTCCGCTCCCGCACCGACCTCGCCGGCCTGGCCGGCCTGGCAGGGCCGGTCGGCCAGGGCCGGCCCGCCTGA
- the rsgA gene encoding ribosome small subunit-dependent GTPase A: MGGPAPHLILDVLPRRSAFVRGTANRRTESQIVATNVDTVFVVAALTGEQRLRRIERYLAVAWQSGAQPVVVLSKADLHPDPAGAAEEVERIALGSPVHTVSSRTGEGLDALDRYVEPGRTVALVGLSGVGKSTLTNRLRGEEVLSTQEVRSDFKGRHTTTHRELVPLPGGGLLIDTPGMRALAVWDAEEGIDKAFADVESLTGACQFRDCRHQDEPGCAVRTAVVTGSLDADRLGNWEKLRREQRMLELRQDARARSEDKQRIRTRARALKKRPHR; the protein is encoded by the coding sequence GTGGGCGGCCCCGCCCCCCACCTGATCCTCGACGTCCTGCCGCGCCGCTCGGCCTTCGTCCGCGGCACCGCGAACCGCCGGACCGAGTCCCAGATCGTCGCCACCAACGTCGACACCGTCTTCGTGGTCGCCGCCCTCACCGGCGAGCAGCGGCTGCGCCGCATCGAGCGCTACCTGGCCGTCGCCTGGCAGAGCGGTGCCCAGCCCGTCGTGGTGCTGAGCAAGGCCGACCTGCACCCCGATCCGGCCGGCGCGGCCGAGGAGGTGGAGCGCATCGCGCTCGGCTCCCCGGTCCACACCGTGTCCTCCCGGACCGGCGAGGGCCTCGACGCCCTGGACCGGTACGTCGAACCCGGCCGCACCGTCGCCCTCGTGGGCCTGTCCGGCGTGGGCAAGTCCACGCTGACCAACCGGCTGCGCGGCGAGGAGGTGCTGTCCACCCAGGAGGTCCGCTCGGACTTCAAGGGCCGGCACACCACCACGCACCGCGAGCTGGTCCCGCTGCCCGGCGGCGGCCTGCTCATCGACACCCCGGGCATGCGGGCGCTGGCCGTGTGGGACGCCGAGGAGGGCATCGACAAGGCCTTCGCGGACGTGGAATCCCTCACCGGGGCCTGCCAGTTCCGCGACTGCCGCCACCAGGACGAGCCGGGCTGCGCCGTCCGGACCGCGGTCGTCACCGGCTCCCTCGACGCGGACCGGCTCGGCAACTGGGAGAAGCTACGGCGCGAACAGCGCATGCTGGAGCTGCGCCAGGACGCCCGCGCCCGCTCCGAGGACAAGCAGCGCATCCGCACCCGGGCCCGCGCCCTGAAGAAGCGTCCCCACCGCTGA